In Ovis canadensis isolate MfBH-ARS-UI-01 breed Bighorn chromosome 15, ARS-UI_OviCan_v2, whole genome shotgun sequence, the genomic stretch CATTTGATCTTGGCAAAAACCGAAATGGTAGTTATTATTCTGTTTTGTAACTAGGTTCAAAGAAGATGAATAACTTGATCGGATAGTAGCTGGGAGCAAGAGGGCTGGAACGTGTGCCCAAGACCCCCTAATTCCTGGGTGTCAGAATTATATCTGTTTCTAGGTTGGATAATTCTCTCTTTTGTGGAGATTTCATCTGTAGAGCGAGGAGAGGGGAGACAGTTGATCACTCAGAGCCTAACTGGAGAGGATAGAAAAGGACCCATGCATTCAGCTGCACAGGGGATAATCTCTTCCTGGCAGGCCCTAAATTTTAGGATTCTAAGAAACTGGACCCAGAGACTAGGTGGAAATGATACATCTTAGGCAGACACCGTCCATCAGTCAATCACAGAATCCTCTTCCATCAAACCCTAGAGCAGCCTCAAGCCCCTTTTTCAATAAGCACTCTAGACAGACATCACCGATCCATCAGAACTATTGGTGCCTTCTGCTCTCCGGCTGCCAGGTttctcctgctctctgccctccACGGTGTGCAACTTACAGTCCCTTCTGGAAAGGACACCCTGCTCTCTTCCTTTCCAAGGAGAGCTAGGAAGGCAAGCCCTGCCCCTGCGTCACCCCTCCCCCAACAGCAACCCCGGCCTGGCCTCCTGgctgcagcccctccccctccctcctgcagTCCAGCCAACTGCAGTGTCAGCTGTACTAGCAGCGCAGGCTGCAGCTTGATTATGAAACCAGGATGTCTCCAGGGGTTCTTAAGGTAAAAGGCTCCTAGGTTTTCTGTCCTTCTAAGCTCTTTAAGGCATCAAGCCATCTTGCTCTTGGGCTCTGCAAGATCAAAGCTGATCAGAATTATTCATCATGATGTAACTGGTGAATAGAGGCTAACTCTCCTGAGAATGTCCACTTCCACCATGATCCCTCTTTCTGTATCTCAGATTTCCCTGGCTAGGAGGGCCTTCTTGTTCCAGGACCACAAAACTCTAGATGGCTCAAGATGGGAAGGACTCTGAAGATCATCTGGTCCACCCATCATTTATagaggggaaaactgaggcttagagagagaCCCAGAGAGAAAATGTGACCTGCCAAGGGTCACACATCAAGCTAGTGTCAGAGCCAGGAGAAGAATCTCAGGCTTGAGGGTTCTCAGCACAAAACCCGGCACTGCTAGACTCCAGCCTTTCAGGGGCCATGGCCGGGTCATCCAGGTAGTGCCAGATTCCTGGGTGGGCATGTGAGAAAGTGCCAGTCAGCCAGTGTCTTAGGTTGACCCAAACCTGCATACAGAGCTTACACTAGCATGACTGGTATAAAGGATGGGGAAGGATAGGAGAGATGGGAAAGAGGCACATTCAGTACAGCAACAATCAGAAAGATGAGATtaatcagggaagacttcctggaggaaggaaggCTTGTACTCAAGGTTTGAAAGAAGACAAACATGGATCTGTGGAGAGAAAGAGGGATAGTGATCCAAATGAGAAAGCTGTTTGTCTGAATGCATGTGAAGCCTGATCTTGGCCTGTCCCACCTCCAAAGGGACCATAAGTGTACCCTACTACCAAGTTCAGACCAGATGCCTCGTTTGGAGAACCAAGTGTCCACCTCTAGTTCCCTCCAACGTAGGGGTGGGTGCTAACttgtttcctctgcctccttGTGAACCAGGAGAAACAGCTGAGACATTTGGAATAAGGACAGAGCTGGGAGTTACAAAAGGGTGTCCATAACACTTTTTCAGAGCTCTGGGCTTGGGACCAGTCTTCCCTGCCCAAGAAAGCAAGTCCACGTCAGCACTGTGCTCAGGGCTGAATCCTGGATGTCAGGAAACGTCCCTTGTCCTCTAGCAAAGCAGGCACTGCGCTCGCTGACCAAGGCCACCTCCACTCCCCGGCCATGCCCCACCCAGCTCCCTCCGCTGCCCGCTCTCCTGGGAGTGGGGGCTATTCCCACCACCTTGGTCTGAGCTCCTGCCTCAGCTCACATCTCtcactctctccctttccctcccaacACGAGCAGCAAACCCACCTTCAGAGCTGTGGATGTTGGCCTAGACCAAGATCTGGACATTGTCAAAATCACAGAGAACCTGCAGGAGCTTCAGGTGCAAAACTCAAGTGGGTAAGTGAGAGGACGCCTCTGGCCCAGAAAGCTCACCCATGCTCCCCGTCATTGGGATTGCAGCCAGACCACCCTGAATGGATGCAGCAAGGGGAACATAAACCAGACAACAAGAACTCCTGGCCAGGCAGACGGTCCGATATCAAAAGCTAGAGCATCACATTTCTGAGCGGTTTTCTGTGTTGACTCTTTGGCTTAATACAATGGGCAGCCGGACAAAGTGAGCTGTCCACATGCTGGCGGACTTTCATCAGTCAAATAAGAAAACCAAATTGGTTTCCTATGGCCTTATGCTCTCTTTGAGCCCCAGAGGCAGGATTCCAAAGGCCACTTTGTCCTTCCTGCCACTCACCCAGGCcagagtagcccccaccccccaccgcatTTCTAACTCTCCGGACGAGCAGCTGTGTGGCCACAGTCCTGTTCTCATGCCCACCACCTGTGCCAGAGCCCAGCATCTACAGGAACACTGTCACCCCACAGAGAAAATGATGTCTTCTTAGCATGCAGGGAGGTTGTTGAGAGCTGCTTATTCATCAAAGAGTAAATCTTGAAAAGGAGAGGACTAGGAAcagaatgaagcaacttagcagcagcagcagcagcaggagcagaatGATTGTTTGCCTGGAGTTTCACTAAAATCCCATTCCTCTCCTGTTTGAAGAGCCTGCAGTGCCGCAGACACTGGTCCAGCCTCTGCTCTCTTCCATCTCAGGCTGCCAAGAGCCCCAGGGTGGGCTGTGACTCAGGCAGGGCCCAGCACATAGCAGATGCTTGTCAGCAGGGGCATGGAATCCAATTGCATTCAGTCGCACTGAATTGGGTGGAAGTACGGTgtctatatggggcttccctggtggctcagctggtaaagaatccacctgcaaagcaggagaccctggtgagattcctgggttgggaaaatcccctggagaagggataggctatccactccagtattcttggggttctctggtggctcagaaagtaaagaatctacctgcattgcaggagacttgtgttcgatccctgggttgggaagatcccctggaggagggcatggcaacccaccttggtgttcttgcctggagaatccaatggacagaggaggctggagggtgtggaccatggggtcacagagtcagaatgactggacaactaagtacagcacagcacgTTGTCTATACAGCCCCCACCAGGCAAGACTTCATATTTCCCGGGTGCTGGGAGGGGACTGGAATCAGTAGTgccaggagacccgagttcctgCCTCCCAGCCAAAAGACAAGCAAAAGCCACAGGACGCCTGTGTCTCCTTTCCAGCCCCTGTCTCTCAGGTTCCCTggtttccctgcagtgccttggtGAGTACGCCCCGCCTCTGAGGGTTTGGGTCCTGGGCCAGCAATAAGCAGGAAGGAAGACCTTCATCCTCATTCTTAAATCACTCAGACTCCAAATGTCACTCTATTCTGTCCAGACATTACTCCTTGGACCTTGGGCTTGTAGGTGAACACTCCTTCAAGTAGTTAGTGTTAAGAACTCCCTCCCACTGTCCACCCATATCTCCATACTTGTTGTGGGCAGAGATCCAAGAGACAGTAGGAAAACCAGAAAGGGCAGGACCAAGCCTCTACCCGCTCTCACCCCTGGCCAGGGCCCACGTAATCTCATTTGCTTACTCCGTTTAGCAAAGATTCATGGAACAGTTAAGATGCGTCATCACTGTCGGATGCTAGCTGGAAGTAGAAGATACGTAAGAGAATTGGCCTCTGTCCTCAGGAGCTAATGGCTGAGCAAAGAGAGAGGTGTGAGGCCACATCGAGGAAGTGCCAAACTGAGCAATAGTCCCGACTAACATGCTCCAGAGTGAGCAGCATGGGGCCAGAAGGGCAGGGGAGGACATCAGGAGATCTGGACAGCACCCGTCCCACTGGCTTCCAGTGTGACCGTGGGTAATTCACTTGATCTCTCTGAAATTCATCTTCCCAAGAAGCCCTTTAGTCCAACAGCCCAACAGAATCCGGGAGAGCCCCTAGTTCTGAGAGAAGATCAGAAGGAAAAACAAGCTCTGAGGTCCCACTCATCCCACCAGCCTCATGGGAGAACCAAGCTGAGCCTGGCAGATGGCCAGAAACTGGACCACCTGAGAGGAGGAAGGTCACCCTCGCAGCCTTTGCAGTTTAGCAGTGTGGATGCATCCCTGCAGTTCAGTAGTGTGGATGCATCCCTGCAGTTCAGTAGTGTGCatgcatggaacaatggactggttccaaactgggaaaggagtaattcaaggctgtatattgtcaccctgcttatttaacttatatgcagagtacatcatgagaaatgctgggctggatgaagcacaagctggaatcaagactgccaggagaaatatcaataacctcagatatgcagatgacaccacccttatggcagaaggtgaagaggaactaaagagcctcttgatgaaagtgaaagaggggagtgaaaaagctggcttaaaactcaaccttcaaaaaaccaaaatcatggcatccggtcctatcactttgtggcaaatagatggggaaacaatggaaacagtgacaggctttattttcttgggcttcaaaatcactgcagatggtaactgcagccatgaaattggaagatgcttgctccttagaagaaaagctatgaccaacctagacagcatattaaaaagcagagatattactttaccaacaaaggtccgtctagtcaaagctatggttttttccagtagtcatgtatggatgagagttggactatgaagaaagctgctgctaagtctgctaagtcgcttcagtcgtgtccgactctgtgtgaccctatagatggcagcccaccaggctcccccatccctgggattctccaggcaagaacacaggagtgggttgccatttccttctccaatgcatgaaagtaaaaagtgaaagtgaagtcgctcagtcatgtccgactcttagcgaccccatggactgcagcctaccaggctcctgcgtccatgggattttccaggcaaaatactggagtgggttgccatttccttctccatgaagaaagctgagcagcaaagaattggtgcttttgaactgtgttgttggagaagattcttgagagtcccttgaactgcaagaagagcAAACCAgttcatccaaaaggaaatcattcctcaatattaattggaagggctgacgctgaaggtgaaactcaacattttgtccacctgatgtgaagaactgactcactggaaaagaccctgatgctgggaaagattgaaggcaggaggagaaggggatgacagaggatgagatggtgggatggcatcaccgactcgatggacacgagtttgagcaagctccaggagttggtgatggacaggaagcctgacgtgctgcagtccacggagtcgcagagagtcggacatgactgagcaactgaactgactgatgcatcCCTGCTGGATGTTAAGACTTTTACCCATTATCATGTGATCCCAAGTTACTGATGGGGTCTGAGCACCTGATGTGCTGAGCTAAGCAGCTCTGAAGTCAGAGCGAGGCTTAAGCCACAGATCCTCCCTAGAGGAGGCTTCAGTCTCGTTGAGAAGACAGGACTGAACTACGACAACAAGGAAAGCTGGCCAACATCCAGGCAGACTGTGAAAATGCCAGGAGAGGAAAATCCCCAGGGATCAGCCAACTTGGAGAAAATGCTCAGGCTAAACATCACAGAATGAACTGTAGGCTCTAAGAGGGCAGGGACCaggtctgtctctctgtcttggCCAGTGCTCTCTTCCCAGCCGAATGAAGAGTGATTTAGATAAACGTGAGAGGAGACGGCATCTCAGGGACAGGGACTTCCTGGAGCAAAAACAGAAAGACTTTTCAGGGAGCTACCAGCAGATCGATTAGGCTAGACAGCGATTTTATGTCAGGAGGCTGCCAGGAGCAGGAGTTTAAACTCTTCCCCTACAGACAGAGAGGGATGCTAAGGGGCTTTGAAGGGGAGTGAGGGATGTGTAGAAAGCAGTGTTTGGAATTAGAAAGTGTTTCACAAGCCCCTTCCAGGCACAAACCCAGACAGGGTGGTGGCCTTTCCCCCTTAGAACCATCACTGTGGCAGTGACTGCCAGGAGGATTGGAGAGGCTGGGAACAGGGCGGAGAGGTGGAACCAGAGATTTTTTTACAAGAGTTCGCAAGTCAGACGTGAGAGCCAGGAGAGTGGGATGTGGAAGAGGGAACAGGATGTCAAATCGGGAGACTCTCTGAGCAGGGGGAAGGGACTTGGAGAAAGGTGTgtttgggatgggaagatccatttctggaactttcttcccACTCTCCAATCCCAAAGCAGCCTGTGAGCATCTGTTCACTGTTACTCAGTGGGAGCAGCTGGGGACACACCCCTGGGCAGGACTTTGGGTCCACGTTCAGTTTCAAGGTCACGAATTCCAGCACAATGGACACATCTATATTCCCAGTATAAACTCCATCCGAAGCTAAAAAAGGAGATGGAGATTGGGGGGAAGCCTGGGACAATCAGTGTCTCCCCGTGACTAATTCAAAATTGGCCTGGTCCTCTACCCCCACCCCTGTTCCCAGCCCTAAGGACCCCACTCAGGATAGGCTGGGGACTCTAAGGGGGACAACCCTAGTCCCCAAGAGCCTGactccttctttcttcctccttccctctgagTCCAGACTGCGGACAGAGCGTGAAGGCCCCTCGGGtggtgggtgggaaggaggcctCTGTGGATTCTTGGCCTTGGCAGGTCAGCATCCAGTACAACAAACAACACATCTGTGGAGGGAGCATCCTAGACCCGCACTGGATCCTCACGGCCGCCCACTGCTTCTGGTAAGGCGCATGCGGGGAGCCCCTGGGATCAGAGCCGCGGAGGAGCCTGAGTGCCTGGATCCTCTGTCTCCAATCTGTTGTCTGATGCCCTCCagcccttccctgccccctgAAGACCATGTACCAGGGTGTGGCTGCCTAAGGAGACACTGGACGTGACAGCCTTTGTTAGGCCTTGGGGGTCTTAGCAGAGGGTACCAGTCACCAGGCCTGACTTCTTCCCTTTCAGGGGGAAAGCCAGCAAAGACCCCATGTCCTCACTCTCCCCTATATCACTCACTGCACAAAAGCACTTCCCATCTGCCTCTGAGGACTCCAAGGGAGGCTTGAGAACTCTCTCCCTTTCCGCCAGTCTTTCAAGAATTGGCTCCAAATCCGAGGTCCATGCTGCTCCTTCATTATatccagaagttaaaaaaaaaaaaaaaaaggtattctgTTACCAGCCAGCAGAGGGAGGCCTGCCCATACCTCTGGAGAAGGCCCATTCTAGGTCCTCTTCACCTTCATTCATCCatctgtttgttcattcattcaccatcTATGAGTACCTACTAGGTACCATGTGCCTTCATGCAGTAGACACAATAACTGCCTCAGAGGACACACAGGGTAGGCCAGTGATCTTTAACCTTTTTAGAGAATCTGATAAAAGCTATAAACTTTTCCCCTgtgcactcagctgtgtctggtgtcaggaagaagacaaggacaGTAAATTCCCTACATATGAACGTGTTCCCTTCCAAGAAtatgtttgtaagtccaattgGTTCATTAACTTcagcaaagttagcctaggtacccaacttttacaaataaagtcagacacattAACGAACGTACATGATTGGACATGCAAACACACATTCCCATCTTTGAGAGTCTTCAGCTTGAAGGTTCATACGTAGGAGACTTACTGTACACAGTAAAACTGACCACAATGCAAGTACCTCATGAATAAAAGACCAGTAAAATGCGCTAGAGGATAGAGTGTCAGGACCCAAAGCTCAGGCACTAGGCATAGCCCATTCCCCAGCCCTCCAGTTATACGTTTCTTCCGGCAGGTTTCAccagggagaagaatcaaatcccCCTTTAGAATCTGACCTGCAGTAGGTGATTCCTCAGATGGCCCCTCCTCCAGCACCCCTCACCATCATTTCCCTCCAAGGCAGAGACATGCAGCACCCTACTCCCCAGGGCCCCGGAGACCTAGCCTTTGGCAAAACCTCCTCATGCTTGGCTCAGACCTGAACCGCACTGTCTCTGCCCCCAGGAAGCATCTCGATGTGCCCAACTGGAAGGTGAGGGCTGGCTCAGACAGACTGGGCAGCTCCCCATCCCTGCCTGTGGCCAAGATCTTCATCCTTGAGCCGAATGCCACACACCCCAGAGAGCACGACATTGCCCTCGTGAAGCTGCAGCTACCGCTCACATTCTCCGGTGAGAGCCGGCGCCTGGGGACAGAACTCCCATTCTGCCACTAGCTCTTTCACTAAGTGACCTTGGGCACATCACTACTCCTCTCAAGACTTCAGTTGGCCCATTGTTTCTGGCAAGTATATCAGCCTATCGTCATGAAAGCAGTGAGGCCTCCTCGAGCTCTTAACTGGCACCCGACCCCTGCCAGATTCTTCTGATGTTTGTTTTCTCTACATAGAGCACCCCAAGTGAGAATCACAGATTCATCCAATCTTGGAGTTGTGAGGGACCTAAAAGATCTCCTGGCCCATCCTCTACCCCAACCAGTGCAAAAGCCTGCACAATCTCCCTGCCAAAGGGTCATTGGGCCCatttgctctcctccagggacacCAACTCATTACTGTTAAGGCAGCCCATAGCATCTTTGACCAGCTCTGTTCAATGACTCAAGCTTACACTGGGTGGTATTTAGATCAGCATCTCCAATGGTGGGTTCCATAGAACATGGGTCCCTTGGGTGCAAGAGGGTTCCTCTCTCAAATAagtttggaaaacatttttatacCATAGCTGTCTTCCTGGAACACATTAGTATATTAATGACacgagagggtttttttttttttttagcaatttgttttgttgtgtttaattcacagtttctttatttaaaattatttgtttttggctgtgctgggtctccattgctgcataGCATTTTCTCCAgggtggcaagcaggggctcctcttccttgcggtgcttgggcttctcactacTATAGCTTCCCctgttgcagagcaagggctctaggcacgcgggcttcagcagctgcagcaaatgggctcagtagttgtgtctcatggacttagttgctatgtggcgtgtggaatcttcctggaccagggaccaaactcatgtctcctgcattggcaggtgggctctcattcactacaccaccagggaagtccaacacattttctaaacttatttgaccacagaatcttttttttttttcccatgctaCTTCTATTAACATCCCATGGAACATGTGCTATGGAAACCCTGGTGTTAACCCTTACAGAGGGTTtagctgccaggctctcctgaaCTTCGGGtcccctctttctctctgctcctGGCAGGCACAATCAGGCCCATCTGCTTGCCCTTCTCTGATGAGGAGCTCACTCCAGGCACCCCACTCTGGGTCATCGGATGGGGATTTACAGAAGAGAACGGAGGTAAGTGCCAGGCTCAGGATCACAGGACTAAGTGAGCAGCTCCCAAAAGTGATGGGAAGGAGGACCATTCTTTAGAAAAACCCATCCTGGAGGTCCAAGCACCAAGATACCAGGAAACCCAGAGAACTGTCCTGGGCTGGGATTTGAAGGCGAGAATGGGAATGCGAGTGTGTTTTCAACCTCCAGGGAAGATGTCTGACATACTGCAGCAGGGATCCGTCCAGGTCATCAACAGCACTCGGTGCAACGCAGAGGATGCATACCAGGGGGAGGTCACCGACACAATGATGTGCGCAGGCCTCCCGGAGGGCGGCGTGGACACCTGCCAGGTGCGGCCTCCAAGGATCGTGAGGGAATTACAGAGATAGGGGAAGTCTGCtctgaagagatgagaaagctcaGAGGATGAATGCCCCCACATGAAGCCTTGCATACGGTGGGCACGCAGTGTGCAACGCAGTGTGTGAtgaagggaggaagggggagagggagaaagatatGAGGATGGAtgcatgcatggatggatggatggacagacagataggAGCAGAGAGATTTCAAATGTACATTTTACATACAAAGATGATGTTTCCCTCCCCACCTGCTCTTACTTCCCATCGCTTAAAACAGTATGAGCCCCTAGCCGGCAGGAACCCCAGGTCTGTTTTCTCTACAGCTGTCCTCAAGCTGCTGAACCACACTAGAGAAAACCTATCTCATGCTGGATAAGCCCCAGTGCACTGCCCCTTGCCCATCCTCCTGGCCAGTCCGTGAACATATTCTCACATCCCA encodes the following:
- the TMPRSS4 gene encoding transmembrane protease serine 4 isoform X2; the encoded protein is METSEDQRARVDPEINRPLNSLDVTPLRKSRTPLETFKKVGIPIIAAVLSLATIVVVAILIKVILDNYFFICGQPLLFIPREQVCDGHQDCALGEDEQYCVKKLPDGPPVAVRLSRDRSTLQVLNPATKNWASACFDSFTQALAKTACRQMGYDSKPTFRAVDVGLDQDLDIVKITENLQELQVQNSSGPCLSGSLVSLQCLDCGQSVKAPRVVGGKEASVDSWPWQVSIQYNKQHICGGSILDPHWILTAAHCFWKHLDVPNWKVRAGSDRLGSSPSLPVAKIFILEPNATHPREHDIALVKLQLPLTFSGTIRPICLPFSDEELTPGTPLWVIGWGFTEENGGKMSDILQQGSVQVINSTRCNAEDAYQGEVTDTMMCAGLPEGGVDTCQGDSGGPLMYHSDRWQVVGIVSWGHGCGGPTTPGVYTKVTAYLSWIYNVRKSDP
- the TMPRSS4 gene encoding transmembrane protease serine 4 isoform X1; protein product: METSEDQRARVDPEINRPLNSLDVTPLRKSRTPLETFKKVGIPIIAAVLSLATIVVVAILIKVILDNYFFICGQPLLFIPREQVCDGHQDCALGEDEQYCVKKLPDGPPVAVRLSRDRSTLQVLNPATKNWASACFDSFTQALAKTACRQMGYDSKPTFRAVDVGLDQDLDIVKITENLQELQVQNSSGPCLSGSLVSLQCLDCGQSVKAPRVVGGKEASVDSWPWQVSIQYNKQHICGGSILDPHWILTAAHCFWGKASKDPMSSLSPISLTAQKHFPSASEDSKGGLRTLSLSASLSRIGSKSEVHAAPSLYPEVKKKKKKVFCYQPAEGGLPIPLEKAHSRSSSPSFIHLFVHSFTIYEYLLGTMCLHAVDTITASEDTQGRPVIFNLFRESDKSYKLFPCALSCVWCQEEDKDSKFPTYERVPFQEYVCKSNWFINFSKVSLGTQLLQIKSDTLTNVHDWTCKHTFPSLRVFSLKVHT